A single region of the Bacillus sp. 2205SS5-2 genome encodes:
- a CDS encoding aromatic acid exporter family protein, with protein sequence MNLRKYRLFGGRIVKTGVAVFLTALICQFLGWPSEFAVITAIVTIEPTAADSIKKGMIRFPASALGAGFAVLFTYLLGDAPLTYALAAVATILLTHKLHLDEGMLVATLTAVAMIPATQDHYVVSYFTRLGTTSIGLIVSSLVNFFVLPPHYSIKIGHNLDSLYQQCGELLQKRMKSVLHENAKNSTTARLIQKIQKELDRTDILCQYQREEWKFHRHTKVELNIFQLKQKQLLILRQILYHIGNLVYLEERRILWTDKQKTLIQMASTSLATSLSDPTLSLTDEHYQLMRKLAEEFWHMNESLHQQKPKEYASMFSPEAIILYELLSIQELIEEHGQSQQPTVVIP encoded by the coding sequence ATGAATTTACGAAAATATCGATTATTTGGTGGGAGAATTGTGAAAACAGGAGTTGCTGTTTTTCTAACAGCTCTTATTTGTCAATTCTTAGGATGGCCTTCAGAGTTTGCCGTCATAACAGCTATTGTGACGATTGAACCTACGGCTGCTGATTCCATCAAAAAAGGAATGATCCGCTTTCCCGCTTCTGCACTTGGAGCAGGATTTGCTGTATTATTTACCTACCTATTGGGTGATGCACCATTAACATATGCACTAGCTGCAGTAGCCACGATTTTACTAACTCATAAACTCCACCTTGACGAGGGAATGTTAGTAGCTACCTTAACAGCCGTTGCTATGATTCCAGCGACACAAGATCATTATGTTGTCTCGTATTTCACAAGACTTGGAACAACATCGATTGGGCTTATAGTTTCATCGCTTGTAAATTTCTTTGTGCTTCCTCCACATTACTCGATAAAAATTGGACATAATCTAGATTCACTCTATCAACAATGTGGAGAGCTACTACAAAAAAGAATGAAAAGTGTATTACATGAAAATGCTAAAAATTCAACGACGGCAAGGTTGATCCAGAAGATCCAAAAAGAACTGGATCGAACCGATATTCTATGTCAATATCAACGAGAAGAATGGAAGTTTCACCGGCACACCAAAGTAGAATTAAATATTTTTCAATTGAAACAAAAGCAACTCCTTATTTTACGACAGATTCTCTATCATATTGGAAATTTAGTTTATCTTGAAGAAAGAAGAATTCTATGGACTGACAAACAAAAAACACTGATACAAATGGCTTCTACCTCATTGGCAACAAGCTTAAGTGATCCAACACTTTCTCTCACAGATGAGCATTATCAGTTAATGAGGAAACTTGCTGAAGAATTTTGGCATATGAATGAATCCCTTCATCAACAAAAGCCGAAGGAATACGCATCCATGTTTTCTCCTGAAGCCATAATTCTATATGAATTATTGTCCATTCAAGAATTAATAGAAGAACACGGACAATCACAACAACCTACAGTAGTGATTCCGTAG
- a CDS encoding EAL domain-containing protein, whose translation MNCTIFCRIETRSLYAEWFSYVQPILGIDSQELYGYESLLRATGEKSISPFSLFQTANRLGLHSLLDKRARESAIKSRRGQMPTGVKSYIYFSPSTIFNPSFYLKHKFQVVKR comes from the coding sequence ATCAATTGTACGATATTTTGTCGCATTGAGACGAGATCACTTTATGCAGAGTGGTTCAGTTATGTACAACCAATTCTAGGGATTGATTCTCAAGAGTTATATGGCTATGAATCATTACTTCGAGCAACAGGAGAGAAATCGATTTCTCCCTTTTCCTTGTTTCAAACAGCTAATCGATTAGGATTGCATTCTCTTCTTGATAAAAGAGCAAGAGAATCGGCTATAAAATCGAGAAGAGGTCAAATGCCAACCGGAGTTAAAAGTTATATTTATTTTTCACCATCAACCATTTTTAATCCATCCTTTTATTTGAAACATAAATTTCAAGTGGTAAAACGATAA
- a CDS encoding YueH family protein, translating into MKVRKTLVNENETKIFLYENKKEEYILVAIPAFHWSFSFTYEKFGKTLIVEMTTSLLKCTGLSEGKCEALALRLDQWTKEM; encoded by the coding sequence ATGAAGGTTAGAAAAACATTAGTTAATGAGAACGAAACAAAAATATTCTTATATGAAAATAAGAAAGAAGAATACATTTTAGTAGCTATACCTGCATTCCACTGGTCTTTTTCTTTTACTTACGAGAAGTTTGGGAAAACATTAATTGTAGAGATGACTACTTCACTTTTAAAATGTACGGGACTTTCTGAGGGGAAATGTGAAGCGCTCGCATTACGATTAGATCAATGGACAAAGGAAATGTAG
- a CDS encoding efflux RND transporter permease subunit, whose protein sequence is MISSFSIRRPIFTFVTMFVILILGGISLTRIPLKLIPDINPPVGVVVTTYPGAGPIEVAEKITKPLEANLATLPGIKTITSTSQEGSNFLLLQFSWDTSIDEIQNEVLQRIDQTPIPDNAGSPRFLKFDPAQFPIIQVSLQSMKNEGDLKDLALKLKQELTRVKGVASVNLSGSFLDEIRIELVQGKVKKYSLSQSDVANVIAANNISMPGNSIKTEGKSLTTRVISTLSSVEEIKELVITNDPVSKRQITLGDIALVQKQKVETNTITRANDQPSVLLSILQESDANTAEVSTAFQEELLNLLEEDRYEGIKSDVLFDQGKYIQEAMGNIANALILGGSFAMLVLFLFLRNVKSPIIIGIAIPYSVIVTFVLMFFADFSLNIMTLGALALGIGMLVDNAIVVIENIYRHLSLGKDAKEAAREGAKEVGPAITASTLTTVAVFVPVVFISGLIGELFTEFALTISFSLLASLLVALTVIPMLASRWLKPPKGNRELKNRRVKKSKWFENSLKWTLSHRIWVILFTIVLLVLGGLGLTTVGTQFLPATDEGYFTMNVELENGVSINETEKAVEQIESKLASEEEVELYVSLIGTTQEGSFRGTSQQNIAEIYVKLVSLEKRNRSIFEFVDDIKPALEQATGDVKLTFNLQSTSGSSPQTLTFSVQDPNKSRLDESVEKLQANLGDVEYVTDVTSDIQDTVEEVQMLVNRQKALDVGLLPATIASEVTNITRGIQTTQIITENSEVLPVLIQYDQDVVENIDKLKRLLLKSPSGQYIELREVVDISTATGPVKVQRINQQNAVQFSVKYTSDTNLGVMSNLVDEKIMELDLPEETEINFSGDRELLEDSIGDMFMAIILAIVLIYLVMAAQFESLKFPFVIMFTVPLMVIGVAIALTLTATPISISAIIGIMVLAGIVVNNAIVLVDYINQQKEKGTPSYEAIIMAVKNRARPILMTALTTILGLLPLALGLGQGTEINQPMGITVIGGLISSTFLTLYLIPVVYSLFDKETRRVVKRN, encoded by the coding sequence GTGATCAGTTCATTTTCAATCAGAAGACCAATTTTTACTTTTGTCACAATGTTTGTCATCTTAATTCTAGGGGGAATATCCTTAACTAGGATTCCATTAAAATTAATACCAGATATTAATCCTCCAGTTGGAGTGGTCGTTACAACCTACCCAGGTGCGGGTCCAATTGAAGTTGCTGAGAAAATTACTAAACCATTGGAAGCTAATCTGGCGACGCTTCCTGGTATTAAAACCATCACATCGACCTCTCAAGAAGGTTCAAATTTTTTGCTGTTACAATTTTCATGGGATACTTCAATTGATGAAATTCAGAATGAAGTTCTACAGCGAATCGATCAAACACCAATCCCAGATAATGCAGGCTCCCCAAGATTTTTGAAATTCGACCCCGCCCAGTTTCCAATCATCCAGGTTTCACTACAAAGTATGAAGAATGAAGGGGATTTAAAAGATTTAGCTCTAAAACTAAAACAAGAGTTAACTAGAGTAAAGGGTGTCGCCAGTGTTAATCTTTCGGGTTCTTTTCTAGATGAAATTCGAATTGAGTTAGTTCAAGGAAAAGTAAAGAAATACTCCTTATCCCAAAGTGATGTCGCTAATGTAATCGCAGCAAATAACATTTCGATGCCAGGTAATAGCATCAAAACGGAAGGGAAATCTTTAACAACGCGAGTCATCAGTACGTTGTCAAGTGTAGAAGAAATTAAAGAACTTGTGATTACAAACGATCCTGTTTCTAAAAGGCAAATAACATTAGGTGATATTGCTCTCGTTCAAAAGCAAAAAGTAGAAACAAACACAATAACTAGAGCCAATGATCAACCATCCGTTTTATTAAGCATTCTACAAGAGTCCGATGCAAACACAGCAGAAGTGTCGACAGCGTTTCAAGAGGAATTATTGAATTTACTAGAGGAGGACCGCTATGAAGGAATCAAATCTGATGTGTTATTTGATCAAGGGAAATATATTCAAGAGGCAATGGGGAATATTGCAAATGCATTAATTCTAGGTGGTTCTTTTGCCATGCTTGTATTATTCCTATTTTTACGGAATGTCAAAAGCCCTATAATCATAGGGATTGCTATTCCCTACTCCGTGATTGTTACGTTTGTACTAATGTTTTTCGCAGACTTCTCTTTGAATATTATGACATTAGGTGCCCTTGCCCTCGGGATAGGGATGTTGGTGGACAATGCAATTGTGGTGATCGAAAATATTTATCGCCATCTATCACTAGGAAAAGACGCGAAAGAAGCAGCCCGTGAAGGAGCAAAAGAAGTTGGTCCAGCCATAACCGCTTCAACACTAACTACGGTTGCTGTTTTTGTTCCAGTTGTGTTTATTTCTGGATTAATTGGTGAATTGTTTACTGAATTCGCTTTAACGATTTCCTTTAGCCTTCTGGCTTCTCTTCTAGTAGCCCTAACCGTGATTCCCATGCTTGCTAGTAGATGGCTGAAGCCCCCCAAAGGGAATAGAGAATTGAAAAATAGACGCGTGAAAAAAAGTAAGTGGTTTGAAAATAGCTTGAAATGGACATTATCCCATCGAATTTGGGTCATTCTCTTTACCATCGTTCTTTTAGTTTTAGGAGGATTGGGCTTAACGACTGTTGGTACACAATTTCTACCAGCCACCGATGAAGGTTACTTTACAATGAATGTAGAACTGGAAAATGGCGTCTCGATCAATGAAACGGAAAAAGCGGTTGAACAAATTGAAAGCAAACTAGCTTCAGAAGAAGAGGTCGAGTTGTACGTTAGTTTAATTGGAACAACACAGGAAGGATCTTTTAGGGGGACAAGTCAGCAGAATATTGCAGAGATTTACGTAAAATTAGTTTCGTTAGAAAAACGGAATCGATCGATTTTTGAATTTGTAGATGACATAAAACCGGCTCTAGAGCAGGCGACTGGGGATGTAAAGCTAACGTTTAATCTTCAGTCAACTTCTGGAAGTTCGCCACAAACACTAACATTTAGTGTTCAGGACCCTAATAAATCGCGGCTCGATGAGAGTGTTGAAAAACTGCAAGCGAATTTAGGAGATGTTGAATATGTGACGGATGTAACATCAGATATTCAAGATACTGTAGAAGAAGTTCAAATGCTAGTCAATAGACAAAAAGCGCTAGATGTCGGTTTACTACCAGCGACTATTGCGTCAGAAGTGACGAATATTACTCGCGGGATACAAACGACGCAAATCATCACTGAAAATTCAGAGGTATTGCCTGTATTGATTCAATACGATCAGGACGTTGTAGAGAATATTGACAAATTAAAACGATTATTATTAAAATCACCGAGCGGTCAATATATAGAATTAAGAGAGGTAGTAGATATATCTACGGCTACTGGTCCTGTCAAGGTGCAACGAATCAATCAACAAAATGCAGTTCAATTTTCAGTTAAATATACTTCTGACACCAATTTAGGAGTGATGTCAAATTTAGTCGATGAAAAAATCATGGAACTTGATTTGCCAGAAGAAACTGAGATTAACTTTAGTGGAGATAGGGAATTATTGGAAGATTCGATTGGTGATATGTTTATGGCGATCATACTGGCAATTGTGTTAATATATCTCGTTATGGCTGCTCAATTCGAATCGTTAAAGTTCCCATTTGTTATTATGTTTACAGTGCCCCTGATGGTTATCGGTGTCGCTATTGCTCTAACGCTAACCGCCACACCGATTAGCATTTCTGCCATCATTGGCATTATGGTTTTAGCAGGAATTGTTGTAAATAATGCGATTGTTCTCGTTGATTACATTAATCAACAAAAAGAGAAGGGTACTCCTTCTTATGAAGCCATTATTATGGCTGTGAAAAATCGAGCTCGCCCAATCTTAATGACAGCACTTACCACTATTTTAGGCTTACTCCCGCTCGCCTTAGGCTTAGGTCAAGGCACGGAAATCAATCAGCCTATGGGAATCACAGTGATTGGAGGATTAATTAGTTCAACCTTTTTAACACTTTACTTAATCCCGGTTGTATATAGTTTATTTGATAAAGAAACTAGAAGAGTAGTGAAAAGAAATTAA
- a CDS encoding SDR family oxidoreductase gives MTNKTYLFTGFPGFLSTQIIKELLKQNKKVHILVLTMPGLKEQAEKSKQEIVEYTGIKTNQFTILEGDITEENCGLTFQNQEKIVKEVSFVWHLAAIYDLAVPKNLAYKVNVEGTKHVNKLVQAIDNLERYMYFSTAYVAGVRKGKLLETELVKPDSFHNYYEETKYYAEIEVEKGKQAVPTTIIRPGIVKGHSRTGETTKFDGPYFIMNMFDKLRYLPFFPHIGDGAAYVNVVPYDYVVQASIHFCRKTQSVGKTYHLTDPNPYTVKEVYQGILQAMLQKTTRGTIPLWMVKKSLNLKPIRKYLGVEAQALDYFVWSGEFNCCEAQKDLAGSEITCPDFIKGVPKMVSFYEENKKNQFFHVVK, from the coding sequence ATGACGAATAAAACATATTTATTTACCGGATTTCCAGGTTTTTTGAGCACCCAAATCATAAAAGAACTACTTAAACAAAATAAAAAAGTGCACATTCTCGTCCTAACAATGCCCGGTTTGAAAGAGCAAGCTGAAAAAAGTAAACAAGAAATAGTGGAATATACTGGAATAAAAACAAATCAATTCACAATTTTAGAAGGAGATATTACAGAAGAAAATTGTGGACTCACATTTCAAAATCAGGAAAAAATAGTGAAAGAGGTGTCGTTTGTTTGGCATTTAGCAGCAATTTATGATTTAGCCGTACCAAAAAATCTTGCCTATAAAGTCAATGTTGAAGGAACAAAACATGTTAACAAGTTAGTTCAGGCCATAGACAACTTAGAACGGTATATGTATTTTTCAACGGCTTATGTTGCAGGAGTAAGAAAAGGAAAATTACTAGAAACTGAATTAGTAAAACCAGATTCTTTTCATAATTATTATGAAGAAACTAAATATTATGCAGAAATAGAAGTTGAGAAAGGGAAACAAGCTGTTCCAACGACAATTATTCGACCTGGTATTGTGAAAGGACATTCAAGGACCGGAGAGACGACAAAGTTTGATGGTCCTTATTTTATTATGAATATGTTTGATAAATTACGATATTTACCCTTTTTCCCACATATCGGAGATGGAGCTGCGTATGTTAACGTTGTGCCCTATGATTATGTCGTACAAGCTTCCATCCATTTTTGTAGAAAGACTCAATCGGTGGGGAAAACTTATCACTTAACCGACCCTAATCCTTATACAGTAAAAGAAGTATATCAAGGCATTTTGCAAGCGATGCTCCAAAAAACAACAAGAGGAACGATTCCGCTATGGATGGTGAAAAAATCTCTTAACCTCAAACCGATTAGAAAATATTTGGGAGTAGAAGCTCAAGCGTTAGATTATTTTGTTTGGAGTGGTGAATTCAATTGTTGTGAGGCTCAGAAGGATTTGGCCGGTAGTGAGATTACTTGTCCAGACTTTATTAAAGGTGTACCAAAGATGGTTTCATTTTATGAAGAGAATAAGAAAAACCAGTTTTTTCATGTTGTGAAATAA
- a CDS encoding peptide chain release factor 3, with product MTKSFEQEVLSRRTFAIISHPDAGKTTLTEQLLLFGGAIRSAGTVKGKKTGKFATSDWMEIEKQRGISVTSSVMQFDYDGTRVNILDTPGHQDFSEDTYRTLMAVDSAVMIIDSAKGIEPQTLKLFKVCRMRGIPIFTFINKLDRQGREPLELLEELEEVLGIESYPMNWPIGMGKEFLGIYDRHYNRIEYFKNHESNDTYLQLNEEGEVEGEHEIKENALYDQALEEIHLLNEAGNEFSEEKVKSGELSPVFFGSALANFGVQTFLETYLQFAPSPQPRKTEEGVVKPTAEEFSGFIFKIQANMNPAHRDRIAFVRICSGNFERGMNVRLSRTGKSMKLSQTTQFLADDRSTVNDAVSGDIIGLYDTGNYQIGDTIVAGKNLFQYEKLPQFTPEIFVKVSAKNVMKQKSFYKGIDQLVQEGAIQYYKTLRTEEIILGAVGQLQFEVFEHRMKNEYNSDVVMQNIGTKIARWIENEEDVKETMSSSRSLLVKDRYGRLVFLFENDFATRWFQDKNPGIRLFSLM from the coding sequence ATGACAAAAAGCTTTGAACAAGAGGTTCTTTCAAGAAGAACATTCGCCATTATTTCTCATCCAGATGCAGGGAAAACGACGCTGACCGAACAATTATTATTATTCGGAGGAGCTATTCGCTCAGCTGGTACAGTAAAGGGGAAAAAAACAGGGAAATTTGCTACGTCAGACTGGATGGAAATTGAAAAACAAAGAGGAATTTCCGTGACGTCTTCAGTTATGCAATTTGATTATGACGGAACACGTGTAAATATTCTTGATACACCTGGACACCAAGACTTTAGTGAAGATACGTATCGGACGTTAATGGCTGTTGATAGTGCCGTCATGATTATAGATTCTGCTAAGGGAATTGAGCCACAAACACTCAAATTATTTAAAGTTTGCCGCATGCGTGGTATACCCATCTTTACGTTTATTAATAAGCTTGATCGTCAAGGGAGAGAACCATTAGAATTATTGGAAGAATTAGAAGAAGTGCTAGGGATCGAGTCCTACCCAATGAATTGGCCGATTGGCATGGGAAAAGAATTTTTAGGGATCTATGACCGACATTATAATCGAATTGAGTATTTTAAAAACCATGAGAGTAATGATACCTATCTCCAGCTAAATGAAGAAGGAGAAGTAGAAGGAGAGCATGAAATTAAAGAAAACGCTCTATATGATCAGGCCTTAGAAGAAATCCATTTATTAAATGAGGCGGGAAATGAATTCTCAGAAGAAAAGGTGAAGAGTGGGGAACTGTCTCCCGTCTTCTTCGGGAGTGCTTTAGCGAATTTTGGCGTACAAACCTTCTTAGAGACGTATTTACAATTTGCACCTTCTCCTCAACCGCGAAAAACAGAAGAAGGAGTTGTTAAGCCAACAGCCGAAGAATTTTCTGGATTTATCTTTAAAATACAAGCCAATATGAATCCTGCTCATCGTGACCGGATTGCGTTTGTACGGATATGTTCAGGTAATTTTGAAAGGGGGATGAATGTAAGACTATCCCGAACCGGGAAGTCTATGAAATTGTCTCAAACTACCCAATTTTTAGCCGATGACAGAAGTACGGTCAACGATGCCGTTAGTGGTGATATTATCGGTCTTTATGATACGGGGAATTACCAGATTGGCGATACCATTGTTGCGGGGAAAAATCTATTTCAATATGAAAAACTCCCGCAGTTTACGCCAGAAATTTTTGTGAAGGTTTCGGCAAAGAATGTTATGAAGCAAAAGAGTTTCTACAAAGGAATTGATCAGCTAGTCCAAGAAGGGGCTATTCAATACTATAAGACACTTCGAACGGAAGAGATTATATTGGGAGCTGTCGGCCAATTACAATTTGAAGTATTCGAACATCGAATGAAAAATGAATATAATTCTGATGTGGTTATGCAAAATATTGGAACAAAAATTGCTCGATGGATTGAAAACGAAGAAGATGTTAAAGAAACAATGTCTAGTTCACGTAGCTTGCTTGTTAAAGATCGCTACGGACGTTTAGTCTTTTTATTTGAAAATGATTTTGCTACTAGATGGTTTCAAGATAAAAACCCAGGAATCCGTTTATTTAGTTTAATGTAA
- a CDS encoding UDP-N-acetylmuramoyl-L-alanyl-D-glutamate--2,6-diaminopimelate ligase, which yields MNTHKLLSCLKMKTVYGILPETIHNVTFDSRTVTADSLFICTKGFTVDGHDYAQKAVDMGATLILAEKKLDIELEKAALVVVKDSIKAMAHLADFFYNSPSQKMNLFGVTGTNGKTTVTNLIHTILIKYGQSSGVAGTIGFDLNGELFPSNNTTSDILTTQQVLAKALSKNIENMVLEVSSHGLALGRLWGVDFDVVTFTNLSHDHLDYHESMEHYGYAKGLLFSQLGQDLRTAKFAVLNADDEWYERYRSMTAHEVISYGISEIADFQATNIQFHQDLTTFDLLSPEGNFLVEMKLLGEFNVSNILATIASLYAKGLEIETIVNLIKDLDSVSGRMEKVETSAPLSLYVDYAHTPDAIEKAIQSVQPFKKNKIIFLVGTGGDRDKSKRPAMAEKASVADYVILTTDDPRYESYDSIVNDLAQGMKHNQYALIGDREEAVKHAIEVAEVNDIIIFAGKGHEDYQIIEDTKYPHSDREIALDQCEKKYSLS from the coding sequence ATGAATACACATAAATTATTATCTTGTTTAAAAATGAAAACCGTTTACGGCATTCTCCCAGAAACAATACATAATGTAACGTTTGACTCTAGAACCGTAACGGCAGATTCTTTGTTTATTTGTACAAAAGGTTTCACAGTTGATGGGCATGACTATGCTCAAAAAGCTGTAGATATGGGAGCAACACTTATCTTGGCGGAAAAGAAATTGGATATTGAATTAGAAAAGGCTGCACTTGTTGTCGTAAAGGATTCAATTAAAGCGATGGCTCATCTAGCAGATTTTTTCTATAATTCTCCTTCTCAAAAAATGAATCTTTTTGGAGTGACAGGAACGAATGGAAAAACGACTGTAACCAATCTTATTCACACTATTTTGATTAAATACGGTCAATCCTCTGGAGTTGCCGGTACGATTGGATTTGATTTAAATGGTGAACTATTCCCAAGCAATAATACAACAAGTGATATTTTAACCACTCAGCAGGTGTTAGCGAAAGCACTATCGAAGAATATTGAAAATATGGTCCTTGAAGTATCTTCACATGGATTAGCACTAGGAAGATTATGGGGAGTTGACTTTGACGTTGTGACTTTTACGAATCTTTCTCATGACCACTTAGACTATCACGAAAGTATGGAGCATTATGGGTATGCGAAGGGTTTGCTTTTTTCCCAATTGGGACAAGATCTAAGAACTGCTAAATTTGCAGTCTTAAATGCAGATGATGAGTGGTATGAACGATACCGTTCGATGACGGCTCATGAAGTCATTTCCTATGGTATTTCGGAAATAGCTGATTTTCAAGCAACGAACATCCAATTTCATCAAGACCTAACGACATTCGATTTACTTTCTCCTGAAGGAAATTTTTTAGTTGAAATGAAGCTTTTAGGTGAATTTAATGTTTCTAATATTTTGGCTACAATTGCTTCTCTTTACGCAAAAGGATTGGAGATTGAGACGATTGTCAATCTGATTAAAGACCTTGATTCAGTGAGTGGTCGGATGGAAAAAGTTGAAACAAGTGCACCCCTATCCCTTTATGTGGATTACGCACATACACCAGATGCCATTGAAAAAGCGATTCAATCAGTACAACCATTTAAAAAGAATAAAATTATCTTTTTAGTAGGGACTGGTGGGGATCGTGACAAATCTAAACGTCCTGCAATGGCAGAGAAAGCATCTGTTGCTGATTATGTGATATTAACGACGGATGATCCGCGTTATGAGTCATATGATAGTATTGTAAATGATTTAGCACAAGGTATGAAGCACAATCAATATGCATTAATTGGAGATCGCGAAGAAGCAGTCAAACATGCTATCGAAGTAGCTGAGGTAAATGATATCATAATCTTTGCGGGTAAAGGTCATGAAGATTATCAAATCATTGAAGATACAAAATATCCTCATAGTGATCGTGAAATTGCACTAGATCAGTGTGAAAAAAAATACAGTCTTTCCTAA
- a CDS encoding NupC/NupG family nucleoside CNT transporter, with translation MQVLWGIFGILTVLGIAFVFSSHKSKLNFRTILGGLGIQLIFAFLVLKTDFGQTALKGFTKVVNQIIGYSDAGAKFLFGGLYGEETNIFFVFAFDILPVVIFFSSLISVLYYLRIMQVFIKVIGGFLSWLLGTRKAESMSAAANIFVGQTEAPLVVRPYLNKMTESELFAVMTGGLASVAGSVLIGYSLLGVPLEFLLAASFMAAPAGLVLAKIFVPETDETPEPKEFEMEVDKDSTNVIDAAAKGASVGLSLALNIGAMLLAFIALVALLNGILEFLGGLVGFENLSLELILGYVFAPLAFAIGVPWEEAVQAGNFIGQKIIINEFVAYSSFTEVLDTLTPKTVAIVSFALCGFANLSSLGILLGGLGNLAPERRSDIARLGLRAILAGALASLLSAAIAGMLI, from the coding sequence ATGCAAGTCTTATGGGGGATATTCGGAATACTTACGGTTTTGGGAATTGCTTTTGTTTTTTCCTCTCATAAATCCAAACTTAACTTTCGCACTATTTTAGGCGGACTAGGAATTCAATTAATATTTGCCTTTCTTGTATTAAAAACAGATTTTGGACAAACAGCTTTAAAAGGTTTCACGAAGGTCGTCAATCAGATTATTGGTTATTCAGATGCTGGGGCCAAATTTTTATTTGGTGGATTATACGGAGAGGAAACAAACATTTTCTTTGTCTTCGCCTTTGATATTTTGCCCGTAGTCATCTTTTTTTCATCGTTAATTTCCGTTCTTTATTATCTTCGCATCATGCAAGTATTTATTAAAGTTATTGGCGGGTTTTTATCATGGTTATTAGGAACGAGGAAAGCAGAATCAATGTCAGCTGCCGCCAATATATTTGTCGGCCAAACCGAGGCTCCTCTTGTCGTGAGGCCCTATCTTAACAAAATGACCGAGTCTGAATTATTTGCCGTTATGACAGGAGGACTTGCCTCTGTCGCTGGGTCCGTTTTAATCGGCTATTCTTTATTAGGCGTACCGTTAGAATTTCTATTAGCCGCAAGCTTTATGGCTGCTCCTGCTGGCCTTGTATTAGCTAAGATATTCGTCCCGGAAACAGATGAAACACCTGAACCGAAAGAATTCGAAATGGAAGTGGATAAAGACTCAACGAATGTCATTGATGCAGCAGCAAAAGGAGCAAGTGTCGGTTTATCGCTTGCCCTAAATATTGGAGCTATGTTGCTAGCTTTTATTGCTTTAGTCGCACTTCTAAATGGAATATTAGAATTCCTCGGAGGACTTGTAGGTTTTGAGAACTTATCATTAGAACTCATTCTTGGCTATGTTTTTGCTCCTTTAGCCTTTGCCATTGGTGTTCCATGGGAAGAGGCCGTACAAGCTGGGAATTTCATCGGTCAGAAAATAATTATTAATGAGTTTGTCGCATACTCTAGTTTCACTGAAGTACTCGACACCCTTACTCCAAAAACCGTTGCCATTGTCTCATTTGCCCTCTGTGGATTCGCAAATTTATCTTCACTAGGTATCTTACTTGGCGGATTAGGTAATTTAGCTCCGGAGCGTAGAAGTGATATCGCAAGGCTTGGACTTAGAGCCATTTTAGCTGGTGCTCTTGCATCCTTATTAAGTGCCGCGATTGCTGGCATGCTTATCTAA